ACGAGTTATTACGAAACCATCATACTTGATAAAATCCAGCATCCAGTATCTATCATTAATTTAATAGGTATCTTCATAAGTTAAATCCTCCTCGGTAATTTTCCCTTTAAACAACACATAAGTCCAGATTTGATAGATCAGGACTATGGGGACAAAAATCAGGGCCACGATCAGCATGATTTTTAAAGTCAAAGGACTGGATGAAGCGTTATGGGCCGTTAAATTATTGGCCGGATTCAGACTGGAGGGAAACATTTTCGGGTAGAGCCCAATGACTCCAAAAAAGGTAGCTCCTATGATGGTCAAAGCCGATGAAAACCAGGCCTTCCAGGGACTTTGGGAACCCAGAAAAATCCTGGTTCCCAGCAGGGCCAGGACGGTTATCAGGATGACCAGAAAGAGAACGGGATTTTTGAAATAATTTTGATAAAGGGTGGTTGAGAAATAGGTGGCACCCAAAAAGAGAACGGCCGCGATCAAGAGAAAGGGCCATAATTTTTTCCCGGCCGTATAGGCTTTTTCCTGAAATTCCCCACTGCTCTTGATGGCCAGCCAGGCGGTGCCGTGGACCAGAAAGAGAAGAAGAAAAAGGATCCCGCCCAATAGGCCGTAAGGGTTGAGCAAGGTAAAGAGGTTTCCCTGATAGACGCCATTTTGGTCGAAAGGAATGCCTCGAAATATATTGGCAAAAGCAGCGCCGAAGAGGATGGCCGGCAACAGACTTCCCAGAAACAGGCAGGTATCCCAGAGTCGGCGCCAGCCGGGACTTTCCAGTTTGCTCCGGAATTCCAAGGATACCCCCCGAAGGATCAGGGCAAAAAGGATGAGCATCAAAGCGGAATAGAGGGAACTGAACATGACCGCATAAACCATAGGGAAAGCCGCAAAGGTAACCCCGCCGGCGGTTAAAAGCCAGACTTCATTACCATCCCATAAGGGACCCATTGCGGCTTGCATGGTCCTCTTTTGATCCTCATCCTTCCCAAGAAATGGCAGTAAGACGCCTATCCCCAGATCAAAACCGTCGGTTATAAAATAGACGGCCCACAAGAGCCCCCATAAAAAAAACCATATATCCTGCAGCATCATATTCCTCCTCCTTTCTTAAGACAAAAACTCCGGCCAGATGGTCCGATCCTGAACCCTTTATACGACCGGTTCCGGCCCTTTTCTTGCCTGTTGAAAAATAAGATAATAGCCGATGGCCCCCAAAAGCCCGTATATCAAAATAAAAGCAATCAAACTGGTCAAGACCTGTGACTGGGCTACAGGGGAATAGGCATCGGAGGTTTTCATCAGGCCGTAGACGATCCAGGGCTGGCGCCCTACTTCGGCCAAAATCCAGCCCAATTCACAGGCCAGGTAGGGCAAAGGGATGGAATAGAGCATCAGTTTCAGGTAGCCGGGACTTTCCGGAAGGCGGTTTCGTTTAAACCAGCCGATAAGGGTCATTAAGATAAAATAGAGACCTAATGCGACCATGATCTTGAAGGACAAAAAGTTGATCAATACCGGCGGTCTTTCATTCCGAGGGATAGCCTTGAGTCCCGTCACCTCAGCCGAAGGGGAGTGTTTGGCCAGAAGACTGAGCACGCCCGGCAGGGGTAAAATCTCAATGGCATTTTTTTCATTGGCTTCGTCGGGCAGGGCAAAATGATAGATCGGGGCATTGGTCTTGGTTTCCCAATGGGCCTCCATGGCGGCCAGTTTAGCGGGCTGTTTATCCGCCAGGTCGGAACCATGCAGGTGGCCTTCGGCAAATTCGAAAAGGGAAAAGATCAAACCGAAACCCAGGGCAATTCGAAAGGATCGGGTGAAAAAGTCGAGGTGCTGCTTTTTGATCAGATGATAGGCGCTGATGCCCATAACAAAAAAGGCACTCAGAATATAGGCGGCGCTGAGGGTGTGCAGGATCTCCAGGATAGCGAATTTCTGAAAGAGGACCGCTGAAAAGCTTTCCAATTCGGCCCGCCCATTCCTCAAGGTATAACCGACAGGGTGTTGCATCCAGGCGTTGGCCGTCAGAATCCAAAGGGCCGACAGGGTGGAGGCCCCGGCCACCAACCACATGACCGTGGCATGGGCCTTGGGGGAAAGTTTTTTCCAGCCAAAGATCCAGACCCCGATAAAGGTGGATTCCAGGAAGAAGGCGGCTGTGGCTTCTATAGCCAGAAGGGACCCGAAAATGTCCCCCACAAAGGCCGAATAGCGGGACC
This window of the Deltaproteobacteria bacterium genome carries:
- the cydB gene encoding cytochrome d ubiquinol oxidase subunit II, which produces MMLQDIWFFLWGLLWAVYFITDGFDLGIGVLLPFLGKDEDQKRTMQAAMGPLWDGNEVWLLTAGGVTFAAFPMVYAVMFSSLYSALMLILFALILRGVSLEFRSKLESPGWRRLWDTCLFLGSLLPAILFGAAFANIFRGIPFDQNGVYQGNLFTLLNPYGLLGGILFLLLFLVHGTAWLAIKSSGEFQEKAYTAGKKLWPFLLIAAVLFLGATYFSTTLYQNYFKNPVLFLVILITVLALLGTRIFLGSQSPWKAWFSSALTIIGATFFGVIGLYPKMFPSSLNPANNLTAHNASSSPLTLKIMLIVALIFVPIVLIYQIWTYVLFKGKITEEDLTYEDTY
- a CDS encoding cytochrome ubiquinol oxidase subunit I gives rise to the protein MDALMLSRLQFAAATIFHFLFVPLTLGLSIMIAIMETRYVKTQDAVYLKMTKFWGKLFLINFALGIVTGITLEFQFGTNWSRYSAFVGDIFGSLLAIEATAAFFLESTFIGVWIFGWKKLSPKAHATVMWLVAGASTLSALWILTANAWMQHPVGYTLRNGRAELESFSAVLFQKFAILEILHTLSAAYILSAFFVMGISAYHLIKKQHLDFFTRSFRIALGFGLIFSLFEFAEGHLHGSDLADKQPAKLAAMEAHWETKTNAPIYHFALPDEANEKNAIEILPLPGVLSLLAKHSPSAEVTGLKAIPRNERPPVLINFLSFKIMVALGLYFILMTLIGWFKRNRLPESPGYLKLMLYSIPLPYLACELGWILAEVGRQPWIVYGLMKTSDAYSPVAQSQVLTSLIAFILIYGLLGAIGYYLIFQQARKGPEPVV